AAGATCTCCATGCAAGAATGCATTTTTAACATCCAATTGATACAACGGCCAATCAAAATTAGCTGCACAAGAGATCAGTGTTCTTACCGTGCTCATTTTTGCAACTGGTGCAAACGTCTCATCATAATCAATCCCATATGTTTGGCTATATCCTTTTGCTACTAATCTCGCCTTAtatctttctatttttccatCAGGGTTTTGCTTTACTCCATATACCCATTTACAATTGACCACCTTCTTGCCCACAGGATAAGGTACAAGATCCCACGTCTTATTTTTCTCAAGTGCCGCTAGTTCTTCCAACATGGCTTCCTTCCACCTCGGATTTTGCTTTGCTTCTCTCCAATCTCTTGGTATAGCAACTGACTGCAATGATGCAATAAAAGCCTTGTAGGTAGGAGATAAAGATTTGTATGTGACATAGTTAGCTATGTCATTCACATGCTCGTTATTTCCTTCATCAAAGCCATATCTTACTGGAGGCTTTCCTGCATTACTTCTTATCGCCTTTCGTACTGCAATAGGTTGGTCAATGGAAAAATCAGTATCACCTCCCTCTGTCTCTGATGCCAGATCAACTTCATTATCAATGCTTGGAGGTTGTTGTTGCCCAACCAATTCCAATCGCTCATCATTAGTAGCAACCTCACCCACAGCAGATGATGGCCCCTCAAGATGATTTCTCGCCCTCCTTGTGTATACTCGCAATTGTCCTTCAGCATCACATCCTCTCCTGGTCTCCTCATTTGAAGGTTTATTCATAGGCATGGAGCACGGGATTAAGCCAGTAATACCCTGCTTCCTCCTTAGCTTCTCACCATCCTTAGTCCCTAACTTTTCATTCTCCCCCTTAACAGCAACCTCAGAAGAATCAAGATCAGAAAATAGACCACTCAAATCTGTTATCTCCCCATAGAAAGGAATAGATTCCCTGAAAGTCACATCCATACTCACGAACATTCGACGCTCGTATGGGCTCCAGCATTTATATCCTTTTTGTGTTGATGAGTAGCCAACAAATATGCACTTGATAGCTTGAGGGTCTAACTTCCCAACGGAAGGTCTATGATCCCTAACAAAACAAGTACACCCAAAAACTTTTGGTGGAACAATATACTCATTTTTTCCAAAAAGCAATTCATATGGGGTTCTCATTCCAAGAACTCTTGAAGGCGTGCGATTAATAAGATAAGTGGATGTCATAATTGCTTCACTCCATAAGGATTTCGGTACATTCATAGTATACATAAGTGAACGTGCCACTTCTAAGAGATGTCGATTCTTCCTTTCAGCCACTCCATTCTGTTGGGGTGTATCAGGGCAAGAGGTCTGATGTAATATCCCCTCTTTGGATAGATAATTTTCAAACTCATTATTCATGTATTCTGTTCCATTATCAGTTCTGATGATTTTGACATGAGCATTAAATTGATTCTTTATACATGCACAGAAGTCCTTAAAACATTTGAGCACCTCTTTTTTATGTTTCATGAGATATAACCATGTCATACGGGAGTAGCAATCAATAAAAGTGACAAAATATTTCATTCCACTCGCAGAAATAAGTGGGGAAGTCCACACATCAGAATGGATTAATATGAAAGGTGACACACTTCGCAGCCCGCTGCTAACATACGAGGTTCTAGTGTGTTTCCCAAACTCACAAGCATCACATACCAATTTTCGCTTATCCACCTTACACATTTCATTAGGAAACATTCTACTCATGACATCAAAAGATATATGTCCCATCCGGCAATGTAAAAGCATTACCTTAGCCTCATCTTCAGTTGCAATGGTTGTTAGGGCATGACATATTGCTTCATTTGTCTCTTTTCTATCAAGATACCAGAGTCCATTATGCCGAACTCCAGTCCCAAGTCTTCTCCCAGTCTTCCTTTCCTGAATGATACAATTTTCACGATCAAGGGAGACCCGACAATCCATTTGATCAACCAATGAACTAACTGAAACCAAATTAACTGGAAAGGAGGGGACATATAGCACCGATGATAATGTGATAGATGGAGTGCATTGAACCGTGCCAACACCTCTGATGGGTCTAGATGTTCCATCAGCAGTTTGGATGGTTTCTTTATAAGAATGAGTGTATGGTGAATATGATGCAAATTCAGTTGACATACCCGTGACATGCCTTGATGCACCAGAATCTAATATCCAATTTGAAGTATAACTTTGCATAGATGTAAAAGCTTGATTTAATATACCTGAGTCAGAATAAACAAGATTGGCCACATTGTCAGTTGCAGTTATTGTTGTCCCTTGACTATCTGATTTCAAATCATTATCATTCTTTTTCAGCTTCCTCAATTCTTCTAACTCAGCAGCTGGGATCATGACCATGTCAGATGTACCTTCCTCAGCCATAGCAAAATTAGCCTTATATCCCCATCTTCCACCACGTCTTGCACCACGGCTTGCACCTCCCCTTGCTGCACCTCTAATattgcctcttcctcttcctcttccacgGTTGTATTTAAATGGTTGTTGACAATCACGACTCAAGTGACCCTTCTCACCGCAATTGTAACATGTTCTAGTATCATGAGATTCTGTAACCACAAAAGCTGGACGTGCTGGAGGTGTAGTATCACTTTTTATCACCTTCAATCTAGTTTCTTCTTGTGCCATAGCTGCTATGGCTTCTTCTAAACTAGGAAGGCTTGCTTGGTGAAATATAGATGCACGTCTTCCCTCAAAATCTGAGTTGAGTCCTCTTAGAAACTGAaggactctttttttttccacccATTTCTTCACCCATGCCACACACTCAGGGTGTGGCAACTCAATGGGTTCATAGTGGTCTAAATCAGCCCACAACCGTTTCAGCTCAGCAACATATTCCATTAGAGATAACTCTCCCTGCTTTAGATGGTAGATTCTGTCATCTATATCTGCCAATAACATTACATTTCCCGTGCCTGAATACATCTTTGATAGAGCCTGCCATATACCAGAAGCAGTGGTTATAGTGTCTACTGATCCAGCAATTGTTGGACACATTGAGCTTAACAACCAAGCAGACACCAAAGAGTTAGTAGCATCCCAGGTTTTCCATTCATTACTAGATTTATCCTTTGGCTCAACAATTTCTCCATTGACAAAGCTCTCAAGTTTCCTGGCCTTCAACAACAAGATTGCCCGCCGAGACCAagccaaataatttttaatGCCCTCCAATTTGATGTCCATTGGCATCAATTCCAGTTTCTGTACTGCATCTGTGTGTGGCAAATTTTCCTTGCTAGAAGATGGAGCCTCATCCTTCTTTGATGTAAGCAATTCCACTAGTTTCCCAAGGACTTGCTCAATGCCCTGATTTTCCCCCATTTGCAACTACAACTCCTTCCTCCCGTTATTAGTAGCTATAGAAGTAGCAGTGGTATTCTTCTTCCCTATATACGTACTGTAGTAGTACCTTCCAAAACACCAGCGCAGGGAGCAAGCAACCAAAGAAAAAACACACCTTAAAGCAGCAGGCACCTCAAATTGCAAGGAATCCCTTCCATCCACTGCTCAATCAGCACCAGCACTCCAACAACTGCTCTGCCTGTCCCTCACAAGCATCAATTTTCAGCTTGAGCAGGACAACAAACAGGCAGCGTCTTGCCTCCGGCCAGCAGTCCCACGCACCACTCGTCAGCCAATATCCTCACAGCACTAGCCTGCTACCTGCTTCAACTCCTCCACAGGAACGGTGTCCACCTCAAGCTCGCCTCCTCTACTGATTTCCCCACCAAATCGACAAAACCAAATCACCACCAACCTGCTGGTACCTCTGCGCATACAGCTCCTTCACGATCTCTTCGCTTCAGACATCACCGCCGGCCGTCGCCAGTGGACATCTGAGTGCCGCGACAGTCGCCACGCGCATCGGCTCTGACACCATGTAGAACACTGGAGTGGGGAAATTTCTGGAATCAGTCTCATCCGATCCCCTTGTGACATTTACTTTATCTTTGTCATATTTACACTTTAGTCCTTACACTATTAGTCAATTACAGTCACACTCGCACATTTATAAATACAACTATATGCATGCCAACAAAATGTGTTTTTGGAGATCAGGGGCTTTACTTACCATGTTAAAAGAACCGCGATTCTACGTGTGTTGCCAGTAATCAGTAACTGAAGTCAACGTACTCTGGactctggtcaaacttgaatGGTGTTGTGGGGAACCAACTGTATTCTTTCAAATTCAAATAATTCACTAGAATTTGGTTGCCATGAGCAAGCATCTTCTTGGAAGTTGGAATATACATTCGTCCATCCAGTTCAAAATACTTGTTATTTCAGCCTCTTTTGTAATACAAAATACTTGTTGTTCTTCTAGGCAACtttaatttgaattttttttcagttttAACCTTTCTTTCTTACATTATTAAGCAAATTCTTTCATACACACACTTGCGAATTGAGGGCGAAATGGACATTTTATCTATTTTCATAGTTCTGTACCCCAACTCTAAAACAATCCCTATTGTGAACTGGTGAGAGTACAACTTGGCGAAGATTAATCGGCTAGAGCTAATCATATCCTTTTAGCAAACAGAGTTTCCTGATTGCTATTCTCTCCATTCGTGAGACTTCTCGTTTCCGCGATTGTTGAATCAGTAATGCTAAGATTAGGATGTCCGACATGCGGAAAAAATCAGACGCTCTAACCCATGTTGCAAGAAGCAAGTACCGATGTTTATTGCCTCCCCTACTGCCCAAAAACTCCATTGGAAGCATAGGAGGTATATGAGGAAAAGAtaggaaaaaagaagaagaaaaagaggatgaagaggtggagatggagaggaagagaaggaagcccccccccccccccccccccaaatttcATTCCTATGCGCAGTGGGTGTTGCATGAAACATGATGTTAATGGTACAAGTGTTATTTTCCAATGTTGCAAGGACCGTcgacaaaaaaaatttgatcgGATGTCCGAGCGCTTGCAGTGCCGTTGTTGAATTAGCACCAAGAAATTCCTCCAGTTGGAACATATATTTCCGATCGGAGGGAGACAAAGGAGCACATCAGAGTAGGATCTTGACTCGGTAAATATATAAAAGTGTCACCAAGTCTCCAAGTCAAGTTCAATTCCCTGACCGTATGGTACTAGTAATGCAGAAATGTATTTGGCTCTTGACGTCAGGCTTGGAAAGACATGCATAGCATGTGGCTTGCCCACCTACTTTAGCTTGGAGCAGCATTGCTATAGGTCAAATCTCATGCTCTGGAAATTTCTGAAATCCTAGTCCAAAATGAGTTAGAAACAGACACCATGGTGGTGTAAACATGCAACGACAACAAGGAAAAGACTAGTCACGTGCTATGGTGTTGAAGAAATTTGTTCTCTGTAGAATGAAAATAAACACAAGTTGTCAAATGTGGTGCTCTCTTATCTGAACAAATTGGTGATCCTTTTCATCTTTTTACTTGAAATGTTGGAGCTTCGTATATCACTAGAAAAAAATGTAGAATACTAGCTAGAAACTAGGTACTAGACATATATGAACTATGGAGTTAAGAAAATATGTCTTGCACTATAGTCCTTAACTCCTAACTCAGGGCAAGAATAACTTAACTGATTTTCTTGGAAATTTTACGGGGCCCATACCTGGAGGGGGGAAAACACAAAACATGACCAAGCAAGAAGCAACAACAGTGGAAGAGCAGAGCACACTGTCGCATTCCATAAGAAATCAAGGTTTTGACCATAAAAACTAGTTGTGGAATAAACTACATGCTGCCCAGTATAACTTATGGTTGACCAGCGAGGCAGCGACGTACGTCCCATGGAATCCGAAGTCCACAAGGTGGTCTTCCTGACAAATAACGCAACCATACATACAACTAAAACTTCATTTATCTTTCAATAACACTGCAAAACTAGTCTGAATAAAGATTTTTTGTTGATACATACGTAATCTCTAAATTCTACTAGGGCTCGTGAAAATCCGCTTGGCTGTCTTTGAAAATAGGCATCAACAATTTTGTTTAACTGAATAAGACTAATATATAGAGATTTGTGCTCAGATGGCAGCAGCAAGCATTTCACACTGATgccctgtttagttcgcgaaaatgtttgtgttttgatactgtagcactttcgttgttatttgataaataatgtcAAATTattgactaattaggcttaaaagattcatctcgtactaatcagttagactgtgtaattagttattttttcaactgcatttaatgctccatgcatgtgtccgaacattcgatgtgacgggtactgtagaaatttttttgagaactaaacagggccgacTTGGCCAGGGTTAGCCCACTATTTGAAAGGCGAAAGCTATGTCTATTGCTGGCATCACACAAaaaccaaaattttttgcatgcaaCCATTTGCAAAATTGCTTTTATTTTGAGGTCCAATTTCACGTTTGCCCCtgtttttttaactttgcatgTTTGTTCCTGTTTTTAGTTTTCTAGTTGCAAGACTCCCCCTATTTTATTGCAAAACTGCCCCTATTTTACACTAAACAGGGCAGTCTTGCAACATGAAGACTAAAAACAAGGGCATACATGTAAAGTTAAAAAAACAAGGACAAACATGTAGTTAGATTTCAAAACAAGGGCAGTCTTGCAATTTTCCCAAAAAAATAATCGCAGGCTTGTAGCACTGTATTAGTGTATTTCGGTGTAAGTTCGAACAGTCGGACTATTAGCAACTTGGCGGCCTACTCTTGAATCGAATTCAAATACGCGCGCCAAGTCGCGTAACGCGCAAGCAACTTCCGTGGACAATGCCTGCCTGCATCCATGGTTCTCTTCGTATATATAAACGGTTTCTTCGGCCAGGGACTACCGTGTCCAAGGATAGAGCTTCCACATTGTCCAGGGACTACTAGCTCCGAGCCGAGGCGAGAGAGAAGCCGCCTGAGAAGAGAGGAAAACACAGAGAGAGAAGCTTCAGAGTTCAGATCATGGCCGTGGTGAGGAGGTTCGCCGTGCCGGCGATCATGGTGTTCTTGGTGCTCTCGGCGGCGGCTGTCAGCGCAGCGCGGCCCTTGGCGACAGAGGAACTATCCGGAGAAACCACCGCCGGCGAGTCCGTCGTCAGGTTTCTCCGGGAGATTTATCGGCGGCAGCTAAGCGGGCCAGGACATTCATGCCAGACCTGGAACCCGAACGGCGGATGCTGATGAACTGCAGAGGCAGGCCTAACAGGAAGCTAACGCGTGAGGCACATACGACTCATACTGGAGGTTTTTGGGTTGTATGATTGTACAGAAGCTAGTAGCGCTGTTATTTTCCTCCTATTTGggtagaaattttttgtttttttatcggGGTTAAGTTTCTCTTGCTGAAATTGGCTCACTCACAGAAGAGTTTCTGCCAGGTAGATATATAGCAACTGTAAACGAAAGCTTCAATTTTACTATGAAGTCAAGACAGTGAAAAGTATTAGTACAGTACAGGCCTGTTCTTTTACTTGTTTTTCTTGTCTAGATTCTTTGTGGTGGAATTCTTTTCTATCTGTAAATTAAAGCACAGAAATTCAGATAAGTATTGTGAAATGTGAAGTGCATAAGACACCACACAAAACATCCTAGTCCTAGAGATCGAACAGGGTTCTTGAACTTCTATTGACGTTCGAACAAGCCGATCGCCGCACGTCCGCTGCAGACACCACCCCCGGCCAAGCGGCGGCAGCTAACGCTGTTTTGCTTGGTTGACCAGGACTCTTTCTCTCCCTTTCAGATCCTGGTTTGGCAGCTGTTGACCCAACCCAAGCAACAGCTTGCTCACGCATCTGCTCTTTGACTAATCGCGCACACGCCGTGGCATGCTAACTCGTTTTCGTTCGCTGGTCCAGAGATCTGCATAAATGTGTGCGTGCGTGCTGGAAAGTCTCCGACCAGCAGAGCGTTTCCGGCGTCCCGTCGCCCTTTCCGCCAAACATTCCCTGTACCACCAACGCTAGCGTTCTTCGGAGCCGCCAGCGCCGCGATCGATCGACCCGGCCGACGGAGACGTGCTTGcgtccgccgccgacgcggcgACGCCGCCAGCGCCCGGTGACGCACACCACGCGCGGCGAGCCCTCGCCgaacgccgccccggccggtctccGGGCTCTGCTGCTCACCGCGAGGTCGATGGTATCTCCCCCCTGATTGCGAAGACCGTTGATCCGGAGCCCGCGTACGAGCAGGCGATTTGGGTTTGGGTCCCTCGCCGTCCGCGGCTCGTGTTCCGATTATTGGTCGAACACTTTGAACTCACTGCGTGTCGAGTCGCGCACGCAACTCGCGTGAGCATGGAATTTTCGGATCCTCCGTACAGGCAGCAGGTGAGCGAGCGCTGCGCCGTCCATGTTTCCTCTGACTCCGGGCACCgcgtctgaactctgaagtctgaacatcCTGATGGACCGTGGACGCACTTGTGTCGGGCTTCAGGCTCACGACCGTTTTCCAAATAGGACCAGTAGTGGCTCTCTGTGATCTGTGAACATCTGAAAGTGCCATTTGTAACAGGAAAACTCTGATCAGGTTAGTTGCACAC
This window of the Panicum virgatum strain AP13 chromosome 1K, P.virgatum_v5, whole genome shotgun sequence genome carries:
- the LOC120641143 gene encoding uncharacterized protein LOC120641143 isoform X1; translation: MGENQGIEQVLGKLVELLTSKKDEAPSSSKENLPHTDAVQKLELMPMDIKLEGIKNYLAWSRRAILLLKARKLESFVNGEIVEPKDKSSNEWKTWDATNSLVSAWLLSSMCPTIAGSVDTITTASGIWQALSKMYSGTGNVMLLADIDDRIYHLKQGELSLMEYVAELKRLWADLDHYEPIELPHPECVAWVKKWVEKKRVLQFLRGLNSDFEGRRASIFHQASLPSLEEAIAAMAQEETRLKVIKSDTTPPARPAFVVTESHDTRTCYNCGEKGHLSRDCQQPFKYNRGRGRGRGNIRGAARGGASRGARRGGRWGYKANFAMAEEGTSDMVMIPAAELEELRKLKKNDNDLKSDSQGTTITATDNVANLVYSDSGKEDWEKTWDWSSA
- the LOC120641143 gene encoding uncharacterized protein LOC120641143 isoform X2; protein product: MGENQGIEQVLGKLVELLTSKKDEAPSSSKENLPHTDAVQKLELMPMDIKLEGIKNYLAWSRRAILLLKARKLESFVNGEIVEPKDKSSNEWKTWDATNSLVSAWLLSSMCPTIAGSVDTITTASGIWQALSKMYSGTGNVMLLADIDDRIYHLKQGELSLMEYVAELKRLWADLDHYEPIELPHPECVAWVKKWVEKKRVLQFLRGLNSDFEGRRASIFHQASLPSLEEAIAAMAQEETRLKVIKSDTTPPARPAFVVTESHDTRTCYNCGEKGHLSRDCQQPFKYNRGRGRGRGNIRGAARGGASRGARRGGRWGYKANFAMAEEGTSDMVMIPAAELEELRKLKKNDNDLKSDSQGTTITATDNVANLVYSDSGLP